GTCGGGAAGCGCTTGGTCTGCGCCCTAGAGAGTGTGGCCACCGAGCTCCCACACCCCGGCGTGATCCGCGTGGTCACCAGCGACGACGACGGCCAGACGTGGCAGCCGCGCCGCCTGCTCTTCCAAGCGCCGCAGCGCCCGCACATGGCCCTCTCACCGTTTCTGGTCAAGCGCACCGATGGCACGCTGGCCTGCATCTTCGGCACCGATGAAGCCCAGGAGAAGCCTGACAAGCCCGGCACGCCGGCCCCCAAGCTTCACCTGGACATCAAGCTCTCCCTCAGCCACGACGGTGGCGCGACTTGGAGCACCCCCGAGACTCTCTTCTCGGGTGGGCACCGCAACTACCTACCGGGCCTGATCGCGCTCCCTAAGAACAAGCTCTTTGCCCACTGGCTCAACTTCGCCGAAGACGCGCTTCAAGGACAGCTACTCTAGCGATCTCCTTCAGTCACGCCGCTCCAGAAGAGCAAGGTAGGCGCGTCGCATGCTCAAGCAAGCTCCGCCGAACCAGAAAACGACGAGTAGTGCTCCCCATGCCTGAAGGGAGATGGCCAAGGGGGCGATAAAAGGAATAACCCCGATCAAGAGCCCCACCGCCATAAGCAGACGCGAAGGAAGCGGGGCTCGCCCGTGTGCACGCGTGCGCCAGAGAAAGTCGGCGAAGCGTCCACGCTCTGCCGCAGTGCGCTCGGGATGGAGCAAGAGAATGCCCCAGCAGCGGTAGAAGTAGACCATGAAACAGGCAGCAGGCATCGTCACGAACCCGTATGTCAGTAAGTAATCTGACGAGAGCTGAGCTCCCCGGACCACAAAGATAACACTAAAGACAAGGCCGAAGCTCAGCTCTGCCCAGAAGGCCCGATTCGGCACACGTCGACAGGCACCTCGGATAAGCCAGCGCTCCCACCCGGACTGTGCCAGTGCATCCACCTGAGCCCGCTCGACTTTTTGTTGGATCATGGGAGGACCTTTTGGGGAGCCAGAAAGCGCACCTGGTCGCCCACCTCAGGCAGAGTGCCTTCGGTAACCTTGGCGGTGCTGAGGTTCTTATCCAAGATGCGTGTGATGCGGCACTTCCCGACGACTTTCCCCTCGATCTGCCCCAGCACGAGCTTGGTATCGGGGTCGATAATGGTCTCTCCTGGCCGGTAGAGCTCTAGGATATCCCCCTCCTTCAGCCCGGCTTCTCGGCCAGCACTCAGGTAGAGGATCGCGGAATCTCCTTCTCCCACAACCCTGGCAACCTTGCCCTGCCAGGGAATCTTCTCCATGCGCTCACAGATCAGGCGAACCCCCTCGATAATCGCCTTGCGCGCCGCCTGACCCAGTGGGCTGGAGTTGAGACTGTCTCTGCCCATCTTGAAGTCTCCCAGGCTGAGCCGTAGCGACTTGACCTTGGTCTCCACATGCCCCTCGGCGCGGATACTATCCAGAATCTGGCCGGTGCCAATATCCACAAGCTTCAGGTCAATGGCGGCCATCGCATCGGACTTGTCCTCCACGCCCTCCGCGAGCTTTCCCAGCGCTCCCCCGAGGGTATTGGACGATTTCTTAAAGGCCAGCTCGGTGACCGCTCCTCGGATCATGACCTGGGCTCCTAGGAGCTTGCTGGCCACGACACTGCTTGTCTCGACCATCTCCGGCGTGGCTCCAGGAGCCTGCCCGAGATTGCGCTCCTTGATAATGTCTTCCAGGTTCAGCCGATCGAGGAGCACAAAGCGATCTGCGCTCACGAGCGCGGTCGCCAGCATGTCGCTCAGGCCGGTTCCAAGCTCGGATGCCTGAATCTGAACGACCGCGTTGGTGAGCTGGCCGGGCTGCGAGATCGAGGGGACACTCACTTGGACGGTCTGGACCTTGACCTCCAGCGGCCCCACCGCGAGGCGCTT
This genomic interval from Armatimonas rosea contains the following:
- a CDS encoding CsgG/HfaB family protein; amino-acid sequence: MMNKTALLPLALALLALPCLAQKSKKEPVAPPAPSLPPLPPVQGPKKRLAVGPLEVKVQTVQVSVPSISQPGQLTNAVVQIQASELGTGLSDMLATALVSADRFVLLDRLNLEDIIKERNLGQAPGATPEMVETSSVVASKLLGAQVMIRGAVTELAFKKSSNTLGGALGKLAEGVEDKSDAMAAIDLKLVDIGTGQILDSIRAEGHVETKVKSLRLSLGDFKMGRDSLNSSPLGQAARKAIIEGVRLICERMEKIPWQGKVARVVGEGDSAILYLSAGREAGLKEGDILELYRPGETIIDPDTKLVLGQIEGKVVGKCRITRILDKNLSTAKVTEGTLPEVGDQVRFLAPQKVLP